From a single Arachnia propionica genomic region:
- a CDS encoding cytidine deaminase, protein MTGIDWERLRAAAREVTERAYAPYSDYQVGAAALVDDGRIVVGCNVENASYGVGLCAECGLVSQLNATGGGRLVAFTCCNKLGERILPCGRCRQLLFEFGGNVLLVDTPTGVLPMSEVLPQAFGPADLNHVR, encoded by the coding sequence ATGACCGGAATCGATTGGGAACGGCTGCGGGCCGCGGCGCGGGAGGTCACGGAAAGAGCCTATGCGCCCTACTCCGACTACCAGGTGGGGGCGGCTGCCCTGGTGGACGACGGTCGCATCGTGGTTGGCTGCAATGTGGAGAACGCATCCTACGGGGTGGGGCTCTGCGCCGAGTGCGGGCTGGTCTCACAGCTGAATGCCACGGGAGGTGGACGGCTGGTGGCGTTCACATGCTGCAACAAACTGGGGGAGAGGATCCTGCCTTGCGGGCGGTGCCGGCAGCTGCTGTTCGAGTTCGGCGGGAATGTGCTTCTCGTGGACACCCCGACCGGGGTGCTGCCGATGTCGGAGGTGCTGCCGCAGGCTTTCGGACCCGCCGATCTGAACCATGTCCGCTGA
- a CDS encoding ABC transporter permease produces MSTDIIVPGIDAPERKVIESPEGRSTRIATGILLALLGVLLVVMAFTANPTGNIALSDAFADVQLPTIEVPGPPLLMVFALFTLAAGAVFLIGELPKGLRTAAGVVAGLSILSGFIVWAAASSTVPFVLTSQLNLTLAYSTPLLFGVLAGVLSERAGVVNIAIEGQFLAAAFAASVMFSSTQSLGFSVAQSFLASLMAAAVAGLLMGGVLALFTLKYLVDHVIVGVVVNLLATGLTGFIFQQLVARDPKTFDMVSPMPVFAVPALSDIPFIGPILFTQRPLTFMALLAVALVWFLLHRTKWGLRVRAVGEHPQAADTVGIKVISTKTQAVLLGGIFAGLGGAYFTVGFGGAFQDNNITAGNGFIALAAVIMGRWHPVWGAGTALFFGFTRALAQSIKLMSLPIPSEFIEMLPYVATIIAVAGLVGRVRPPAADGVHFVKTH; encoded by the coding sequence ATGAGCACCGACATCATCGTTCCTGGCATCGACGCTCCGGAAAGGAAGGTCATCGAATCACCGGAGGGGCGTTCCACGCGCATCGCGACGGGGATTCTCCTCGCCCTGCTCGGGGTGCTGCTGGTGGTGATGGCGTTCACCGCCAATCCGACCGGGAACATCGCCTTGTCGGACGCCTTCGCGGATGTGCAGTTGCCGACCATTGAGGTGCCGGGCCCGCCGTTGCTGATGGTCTTCGCCCTGTTCACCCTTGCTGCGGGGGCCGTGTTCCTGATCGGCGAGCTCCCGAAGGGTTTGCGTACCGCGGCGGGAGTGGTCGCCGGGCTCAGCATCCTCTCCGGTTTCATTGTCTGGGCCGCTGCGTCCTCCACGGTCCCGTTCGTCCTGACGAGCCAGCTGAACCTCACATTGGCGTATTCAACCCCGCTGCTGTTCGGGGTGCTGGCCGGTGTTTTGTCGGAGCGTGCCGGCGTGGTGAACATCGCGATTGAGGGCCAGTTCCTGGCGGCGGCCTTCGCAGCCTCTGTGATGTTCTCCAGCACCCAGTCCTTGGGGTTTTCGGTGGCCCAGTCCTTCCTGGCGTCCCTGATGGCGGCGGCCGTCGCCGGCCTCCTGATGGGGGGCGTGCTGGCCCTGTTCACGCTGAAATATCTGGTGGATCACGTCATCGTCGGGGTGGTCGTGAACCTGCTGGCGACAGGGTTGACGGGTTTCATCTTCCAGCAGCTCGTCGCCCGCGATCCCAAGACCTTCGATATGGTCAGCCCCATGCCGGTGTTCGCCGTTCCCGCGCTGAGCGACATCCCTTTCATCGGGCCGATCCTGTTCACCCAACGCCCCCTGACCTTCATGGCCCTGCTTGCTGTTGCGCTGGTGTGGTTCCTGCTCCACCGCACCAAGTGGGGGCTGCGGGTCCGGGCGGTCGGTGAGCACCCGCAGGCAGCGGACACCGTCGGGATCAAGGTGATCTCCACCAAGACCCAGGCTGTGCTGCTGGGCGGGATCTTCGCGGGTCTGGGTGGGGCCTATTTCACGGTCGGTTTCGGCGGGGCCTTCCAGGACAACAACATCACGGCAGGAAACGGTTTTATTGCCCTGGCCGCGGTGATCATGGGTCGCTGGCATCCTGTCTGGGGAGCGGGAACGGCTCTGTTCTTCGGGTTCACCCGGGCCTTGGCGCAGTCCATCAAACTGATGAGCCTCCCGATTCCCAGTGAGTTCATCGAGATGCTGCCCTATGTCGCCACAATCATTGCCGTCGCTGGATTGGTCGGTCGCGTCCGTCCGCCCGCCGCTGATGGTGTCCACTTCGTGAAGACCCACTGA
- a CDS encoding adenosine deaminase gives MLSLEELRALPKVALHDHLDGGLRPSTVIEHCAENRHELPTTDPEKLGRWFFESADSGSLVRYLEGFAHTTAAMQTRDQLVRVAREFVLDQAADGVVYAEARWAPEQHLQKGLTLEAAVEAVRDGLAEGMAQAETAGRAIVATQIVTAMRHVDEPTTAIAELALVHRDDSVVGYDIAGAELGFPPTRFQASFDLLRRNNAHFTIHAGEADGPESMWEAVQLCGAQRIGHGVRICEDIDDFWGDRPRLGRFAAFVRDQQIPLEVCPTSNLQTGVAKSLDRHPVGRLAELGFNVTIHCDNRLMSGTALSEEFAKLSETFGWGLTEVEAVTVAAMRAAFLHHDEREALVTGLIRPAFRAARCEARA, from the coding sequence ATGCTGAGCCTGGAAGAACTACGTGCCCTGCCCAAGGTCGCCCTTCACGATCATCTCGATGGTGGGCTGCGCCCCTCGACCGTGATCGAGCACTGCGCCGAGAACAGGCACGAGCTACCCACCACCGACCCGGAGAAACTGGGCAGGTGGTTCTTCGAATCCGCCGACTCCGGTTCCCTGGTGCGCTACCTGGAGGGTTTCGCCCACACCACAGCCGCCATGCAAACTCGCGATCAGCTGGTGCGAGTGGCACGAGAGTTCGTGCTGGACCAAGCCGCCGACGGCGTCGTCTACGCCGAGGCCCGCTGGGCTCCCGAACAGCACCTGCAGAAAGGGCTGACGTTGGAGGCGGCTGTGGAGGCGGTCCGTGACGGCCTGGCCGAGGGCATGGCGCAGGCCGAGACCGCGGGACGGGCCATCGTCGCCACCCAGATCGTCACGGCGATGCGGCACGTCGATGAACCCACCACCGCGATCGCTGAACTTGCTCTGGTCCACCGCGACGACTCTGTCGTCGGATACGACATCGCCGGTGCCGAGCTGGGATTCCCTCCCACCCGTTTCCAGGCTTCCTTCGACCTGCTGCGACGCAATAACGCGCACTTCACCATCCATGCAGGCGAGGCCGACGGACCGGAGTCGATGTGGGAGGCCGTCCAACTCTGCGGCGCCCAGCGCATCGGCCACGGTGTGCGGATCTGCGAGGACATCGACGACTTCTGGGGGGATCGGCCCAGGCTCGGCCGCTTCGCGGCCTTCGTGCGGGACCAGCAGATTCCGCTCGAGGTGTGCCCGACATCGAACCTTCAAACCGGTGTGGCCAAGTCTCTCGACCGGCATCCCGTCGGGCGACTCGCCGAGCTTGGTTTCAACGTCACCATCCATTGCGACAACCGCCTGATGAGTGGCACCGCATTGTCCGAGGAGTTCGCGAAGCTCTCCGAGACCTTCGGATGGGGACTCACCGAGGTGGAGGCCGTGACCGTGGCGGCCATGCGTGCAGCCTTCCTGCACCACGACGAACGAGAGGCCCTCGTCACGGGGCTGATCCGTCCGGCCTTCCGCGCCGCCCGCTGCGAGGCGCGGGCGTGA
- a CDS encoding ABC transporter ATP-binding protein, whose translation MTSSLSEAPVLSLEGITKRFGPLTANNDISIDIVPGRIHCLLGENGAGKSTLMNILFGLLAPDEGEVWLGEEKLRLGDPRQAMAAGIGMVHQHFMLIPPFTVAENMVLGHEPGSVGLLDISQARRRVRELSRRYRLEVDPDALVEDLPVGIQQRVEILKSLAHDARYLIFDEPTAVLTPQEISELMDVMRALRDEGRAIVFITHKLREVLEVADDITVIRRGEVIGRAEPTSTEAELAAMMVGRSVELKVAKQAPHIGEERLVISDLTVASASGAVAVDHLDLTVRGGEIIVIAGVQGNGQSELAEALLGTMTPVSGTIILDGVDVTRFSPVKTLGAGLGYVPEDRNKDGLIGDFSIAQNLVLDNLDHFSVGGNLKLGKINQHAMKLVEEFDIRTDSYAQPARSLSGGNQQKVVLARELSRPLSLLLANQPTRGVDVGAIEFLHTRIVDERDRGTAVLIISTELDEVESLADRIAVMYRGRIVGVVGPDTSRDVLGLMMAGIDHEDAVAITEQEDQA comes from the coding sequence GTGACTTCGTCGCTCTCGGAAGCTCCCGTGTTGTCGTTGGAAGGCATCACGAAACGTTTCGGTCCCCTCACGGCCAACAACGACATCAGTATCGATATCGTTCCGGGGCGCATCCATTGCCTGCTCGGGGAGAACGGCGCGGGAAAATCCACCCTAATGAACATCCTCTTCGGGCTGCTGGCCCCCGACGAAGGTGAAGTCTGGCTGGGGGAGGAAAAACTCAGGCTGGGGGATCCTCGCCAGGCCATGGCTGCCGGCATCGGCATGGTGCACCAGCACTTCATGTTGATTCCCCCGTTCACGGTCGCGGAGAACATGGTGCTAGGTCACGAACCCGGCTCTGTGGGGCTCCTCGACATCAGCCAGGCCAGGAGGCGGGTCCGGGAACTCTCGAGACGGTACCGCTTGGAAGTCGATCCGGATGCGCTCGTGGAGGACCTGCCTGTTGGCATCCAGCAGCGGGTTGAGATCCTGAAGTCATTGGCCCATGACGCCCGCTACCTGATTTTCGACGAGCCGACGGCGGTGCTGACCCCGCAGGAGATCAGCGAGTTGATGGACGTGATGCGTGCGTTGCGTGACGAGGGACGTGCGATTGTGTTCATCACCCACAAACTCCGTGAAGTGCTGGAGGTGGCCGATGACATCACGGTCATCCGGCGCGGCGAGGTTATCGGACGCGCCGAACCCACGAGTACCGAGGCCGAACTGGCCGCCATGATGGTCGGACGTTCCGTCGAGCTGAAAGTGGCCAAACAGGCGCCGCACATCGGGGAGGAACGCCTGGTGATCTCCGACCTGACGGTGGCCAGCGCATCCGGGGCGGTGGCCGTCGACCACCTCGATCTGACAGTGCGAGGCGGTGAGATCATCGTCATAGCGGGGGTGCAAGGCAACGGGCAGAGTGAACTGGCCGAGGCGCTGCTCGGCACAATGACCCCGGTCAGCGGAACGATCATTCTTGACGGTGTCGATGTCACGCGATTCAGTCCCGTCAAAACCCTTGGCGCGGGCCTCGGCTACGTGCCGGAGGACCGAAACAAGGACGGCCTGATCGGGGATTTCTCGATCGCCCAGAACCTGGTGCTGGACAACCTCGACCATTTCAGTGTGGGTGGAAACCTCAAGCTGGGGAAGATCAACCAGCACGCCATGAAGCTCGTTGAGGAGTTCGACATCCGCACCGACTCTTACGCGCAGCCGGCTCGGTCGCTGTCGGGAGGCAACCAGCAGAAGGTGGTGCTGGCCCGGGAGCTGTCGCGTCCGCTGTCGCTGCTGCTGGCGAACCAGCCCACCCGGGGTGTCGACGTGGGTGCGATAGAATTCCTTCATACCCGGATCGTCGACGAACGGGACAGGGGAACCGCGGTGCTCATCATCTCCACGGAACTCGACGAGGTGGAGTCCCTGGCTGATCGCATTGCGGTCATGTATCGGGGACGCATCGTCGGTGTCGTCGGCCCGGACACCTCCCGTGACGTGCTGGGGCTCATGATGGCGGGGATTGACCACGAGGATGCCGTCGCCATCACGGAGCAGGAGGACCAGGCATGA
- a CDS encoding phosphotransferase gives MDDGSRLLTGPGAGPVLSAAVRHAGGELLSWTLEHVDANPNQSTTATYLAKVSWPYGERTELLGVSARSGELSETDRGAEVFGDGNREVAVWIYPADPDLPGLKRAAYPELLAELVNDARLLPYLVTGDELELKIIGYRPRRRAVVRFTTGGNTFYIKAIRAKLFDDVLFRHRMLTSAGVPAPHVAHTTDDQLMILDALQGRPLARALFEPGDPCTPEQLIEVLDSMPASVTQLERRPPWSDAVQHYAEIVSSALPDVRGDLGWAAQRIQSGLAGIPLGNEPTHGDFHEGQVHVAAGRVVGILDVDTIGPGRRADDLACLIAHLSTIQRMNPAQEAKVRDLLARWVPVFDRRVDPVELRLRAAAVVISLATGPYRSQEPNWQESTRHMVRSALALVRQVAG, from the coding sequence ATGGATGATGGATCGAGGTTGTTGACGGGGCCCGGAGCCGGCCCCGTGCTCAGCGCTGCGGTTCGTCACGCCGGCGGGGAGCTGCTCAGCTGGACGCTGGAGCATGTGGACGCCAACCCCAACCAGTCCACCACCGCCACCTATCTGGCGAAAGTGTCCTGGCCCTATGGGGAGCGCACGGAACTGCTGGGAGTCTCAGCCCGCAGCGGGGAATTGTCCGAGACCGACAGGGGGGCCGAGGTCTTCGGTGACGGCAACCGCGAGGTGGCGGTCTGGATCTACCCGGCCGATCCAGATTTGCCGGGTTTGAAACGGGCTGCCTACCCCGAGTTGTTGGCCGAACTGGTCAATGATGCCCGGTTGTTGCCGTATCTCGTGACCGGGGATGAGCTCGAGCTGAAGATCATCGGTTATCGGCCTCGCCGCCGCGCGGTTGTGCGATTCACCACGGGAGGAAACACCTTCTACATCAAGGCGATTCGTGCCAAACTCTTCGACGACGTGCTTTTCAGGCATCGGATGTTGACCAGCGCAGGGGTGCCGGCGCCCCACGTTGCTCATACCACTGATGATCAGTTGATGATCCTCGATGCCTTGCAGGGAAGGCCTTTGGCACGTGCGCTCTTCGAGCCCGGGGATCCCTGTACCCCCGAGCAGCTGATCGAGGTGCTCGACTCCATGCCCGCGAGCGTCACGCAGCTGGAACGCCGCCCACCCTGGAGCGATGCCGTTCAGCATTACGCGGAAATCGTTTCTTCAGCCTTGCCCGATGTGCGCGGTGATCTCGGTTGGGCCGCGCAGCGGATCCAGAGCGGCCTCGCGGGGATCCCGCTCGGCAACGAACCCACCCATGGTGACTTCCACGAGGGACAGGTGCACGTGGCCGCGGGGCGGGTGGTTGGGATCCTTGATGTGGACACGATTGGGCCCGGTCGGCGCGCCGACGACCTGGCCTGTCTGATCGCTCACCTGTCCACCATCCAGCGCATGAATCCTGCTCAGGAAGCCAAGGTGCGAGACCTGCTGGCGCGGTGGGTGCCGGTCTTCGACAGACGCGTGGACCCGGTGGAGCTGAGACTGCGGGCGGCGGCCGTCGTCATCTCCTTGGCAACCGGTCCTTACCGCAGCCAGGAACCGAATTGGCAGGAATCCACCAGGCATATGGTTCGATCCGCCCTGGCCCTGGTCAGGCAGGTTGCGGGCTGA
- a CDS encoding ABC transporter permease, whose translation MSTGNRGRPAWITTALVTTASLILAFVVAMVIMVVTDAGIMAKYAYFIARPSDALDATFGKIALTFEAMYVGSLGSVTALTETTAEAAPLIAAGLGVALAFRAGLFNIGAQGQAVMGALLGAYLGFSVKGLPLLLHLPLVILAGVLMGALWGGVVGLIKARTGAHEVILTIMMNYVAANILSYLLKQPFMRQPGASNPIAPVLEWSATLPRIAGTRLHLGFGLALLAALGCWWLLERTRFGLQLQAVGLNPDAAATTGTSVGRVTFTTMALAGGLAGLGGLITVTAPVILTSYPPQLTVSIIGTLGFDAITVALLGRSRPIGVVLAGLLFGALKASRTAMVTIADTPKQLVDLIQALIVLLVAAPAFVTWLLPFLKERRCGVARTTPKEAKA comes from the coding sequence ATGAGCACCGGAAACCGTGGCCGCCCGGCCTGGATCACCACGGCCCTGGTGACCACGGCCTCCCTGATCCTGGCCTTCGTCGTCGCGATGGTCATCATGGTGGTCACCGATGCGGGGATTATGGCGAAATACGCCTACTTCATCGCCCGGCCCAGCGACGCCCTGGACGCCACCTTCGGCAAGATCGCCCTTACTTTCGAGGCCATGTACGTGGGTTCCCTCGGGTCGGTGACCGCCCTCACCGAAACCACCGCGGAGGCGGCTCCTCTCATAGCGGCCGGCCTCGGGGTGGCACTGGCTTTCCGGGCCGGGTTGTTCAACATCGGCGCCCAGGGTCAGGCCGTGATGGGGGCGCTGCTTGGGGCCTATCTCGGTTTCAGCGTCAAGGGGCTTCCCCTCCTCCTGCACCTTCCGCTGGTGATCCTCGCGGGCGTCCTCATGGGGGCGCTCTGGGGTGGTGTGGTCGGTCTCATCAAGGCCCGCACAGGGGCCCACGAGGTGATCCTCACGATCATGATGAACTACGTCGCCGCGAACATCCTCTCCTATCTGTTGAAGCAACCATTCATGCGGCAACCGGGGGCTTCCAACCCGATCGCACCGGTGTTGGAGTGGAGCGCCACCCTGCCCCGGATCGCCGGGACCCGTCTGCACCTGGGGTTCGGTTTGGCGCTGCTGGCGGCTCTGGGATGCTGGTGGCTCCTGGAACGCACCAGGTTCGGTCTTCAGCTGCAGGCGGTCGGGTTGAACCCGGATGCTGCGGCAACCACGGGAACCTCCGTGGGGCGGGTCACCTTCACGACGATGGCCCTGGCCGGTGGCCTGGCGGGTCTCGGTGGCCTGATCACCGTCACCGCCCCCGTGATTCTGACGAGCTACCCGCCGCAGCTGACCGTCAGCATCATCGGAACCCTCGGGTTCGACGCCATCACGGTGGCCCTGTTGGGGCGTTCCCGTCCCATCGGTGTGGTGCTGGCAGGGTTGCTGTTCGGCGCGTTGAAGGCCAGTCGCACCGCCATGGTCACGATCGCCGACACCCCCAAACAGTTGGTGGACCTCATCCAGGCCCTGATCGTTCTGCTCGTCGCGGCGCCCGCTTTTGTCACCTGGCTGCTGCCCTTCCTCAAGGAACGCAGATGCGGTGTCGCCCGGACCACCCCTAAGGAGGCCAAGGCATGA
- a CDS encoding threonine/serine ThrE exporter family protein, with amino-acid sequence MTADPRKVLDLGLEIGCGMLAHGASVSSAIRASRHAMRDLGMAEYHTDVTGNMIIVSVRGKPDGEPLTAMRVVPVGHQDFELITMLQQVASEARGKSIPDSRARIEAILGRQGRWGGLDVSLGFGAVSSAAALMFGARWIVGLLALIVAWSIHRTQVWLARRRVSVFFQQCVGGAMAAAAAVGVALAKGWDVPGLAGIEPGLIVIGAIISMLAGLAILGASEDAISGLYVTGTAHAIHGLIVTIGLVIGASIVVAGASWLGIPVWITAQFGIDGLLGPVSVFWSGIVAAAWAFCTRASRRAIVSAGIIGAASWWFFLWLLAQHWPVVAATGAAALLVGAASAAAARLLRVQLDSISASAVVPILPGLVTWSGVLKLALGTGETSFLEGQQDLMTAAAVGIILAAGVAAGAAMARPMSVPIRKLPWPIRPPGSRGVWKR; translated from the coding sequence ATGACCGCCGATCCCCGGAAGGTGCTGGACCTGGGGTTGGAGATTGGGTGCGGGATGCTGGCCCACGGCGCCTCCGTGTCCTCGGCGATTCGGGCCTCCCGGCATGCCATGCGGGATCTCGGAATGGCGGAATACCACACCGACGTCACCGGGAACATGATCATCGTCTCAGTCAGGGGGAAGCCCGATGGCGAACCCCTGACCGCCATGCGGGTCGTTCCCGTCGGTCATCAGGACTTTGAGCTCATAACGATGCTGCAGCAGGTCGCCTCCGAAGCCCGGGGCAAAAGCATCCCGGACTCTCGGGCTCGGATCGAGGCCATCCTCGGGCGCCAGGGACGCTGGGGAGGCCTCGATGTCTCCCTGGGTTTCGGGGCGGTTTCCAGCGCGGCAGCGCTCATGTTCGGGGCCCGGTGGATCGTCGGCCTCTTGGCGCTGATCGTCGCCTGGAGCATCCACCGGACCCAGGTGTGGTTGGCGAGGCGACGGGTCTCAGTGTTCTTCCAGCAGTGCGTCGGTGGAGCGATGGCCGCGGCAGCCGCGGTCGGTGTCGCTTTGGCCAAGGGGTGGGATGTCCCGGGGCTGGCCGGGATTGAACCGGGGCTGATAGTCATTGGTGCCATCATCTCGATGCTCGCCGGCCTGGCCATTCTCGGTGCCTCGGAGGATGCCATCTCTGGCCTCTACGTGACCGGTACCGCCCATGCCATCCATGGGCTGATTGTCACCATCGGGCTGGTGATCGGCGCCAGCATCGTGGTGGCGGGAGCCAGCTGGTTGGGTATTCCAGTGTGGATCACTGCGCAGTTTGGCATCGATGGCCTGTTGGGGCCCGTCTCGGTGTTCTGGTCCGGGATTGTGGCTGCGGCGTGGGCTTTCTGCACCCGAGCGTCGCGGCGGGCGATCGTCAGCGCGGGGATAATCGGCGCTGCCAGCTGGTGGTTCTTCCTGTGGTTGCTGGCGCAGCACTGGCCCGTGGTGGCGGCCACCGGAGCAGCCGCCCTGCTGGTCGGGGCGGCATCCGCAGCTGCGGCGCGCCTGCTGCGGGTACAACTGGACTCCATCTCGGCATCTGCCGTGGTGCCGATCCTGCCTGGTCTGGTCACATGGTCCGGGGTGTTGAAGTTGGCTCTCGGAACCGGGGAGACGTCCTTCCTAGAAGGTCAGCAAGACCTGATGACCGCAGCCGCGGTGGGCATCATTCTGGCTGCTGGCGTGGCTGCCGGAGCGGCCATGGCGCGTCCGATGTCGGTTCCGATTCGAAAGTTGCCCTGGCCCATCCGTCCTCCGGGTTCGCGTGGTGTCTGGAAGCGATGA
- a CDS encoding BMP family ABC transporter substrate-binding protein — protein sequence MTKSLLKLASLAAVSSLLLSACAEAPMTTSSSPTGSLPASSAAGSATAGAGDFKACMVSDFGGFDDKSFNETSYKGLLQAKEQLRVETAQIESKEESEYARNVQSMIDAKCGVIVTVGYALANATEAAAKQNPNVKFAIVDNESFDGVDNAKGLMFDTAQPAFMAGYVAASLSQTGKVGTFGGAKYPTVSIFMDGFAQGVEYYNQAKGKTVQVLGWDRATKDGQFIGGASPFDDNAGGKHTANTLISQGADIILPIAGPSGLGALDAVKETNGKVNAIWVDTDGYGSAPEYKDVIITSVVKSMDVAVLDAIKAAKEGSFSSDPYVGTLKNKGVDLSEFHDFDSKVPAETKSELEQIRADIISGKITVETTVR from the coding sequence GTGACCAAGTCCCTGCTCAAACTCGCCTCTCTCGCCGCCGTCAGCTCTCTGTTGCTGTCCGCCTGCGCCGAGGCCCCGATGACGACCTCTTCCTCCCCGACTGGTTCCCTTCCAGCCAGCAGCGCCGCTGGCAGCGCCACTGCTGGGGCAGGGGATTTCAAGGCCTGCATGGTTTCCGATTTCGGTGGTTTCGACGACAAATCCTTCAACGAGACCTCCTATAAGGGTCTGCTGCAGGCGAAGGAACAGCTCCGCGTCGAGACCGCGCAGATCGAGTCCAAGGAGGAATCCGAGTACGCGCGCAACGTCCAGTCCATGATCGACGCCAAGTGCGGTGTCATCGTGACGGTCGGGTATGCCCTGGCGAACGCCACGGAAGCTGCCGCGAAACAGAACCCGAACGTCAAGTTCGCGATCGTCGACAATGAATCCTTCGACGGGGTGGACAATGCGAAGGGACTGATGTTCGACACCGCCCAGCCTGCCTTCATGGCGGGTTATGTCGCCGCCTCGCTGTCCCAGACCGGGAAAGTCGGCACCTTCGGCGGGGCCAAGTACCCGACCGTGTCGATCTTCATGGACGGCTTCGCCCAAGGTGTTGAGTACTACAACCAGGCCAAAGGCAAGACCGTTCAGGTGCTCGGCTGGGATCGTGCCACCAAGGACGGGCAGTTCATCGGCGGTGCCAGCCCGTTTGACGACAACGCCGGTGGCAAGCACACCGCCAACACGCTCATCTCACAGGGCGCCGACATCATCCTTCCGATCGCCGGTCCCTCTGGGCTGGGGGCGCTGGATGCCGTGAAGGAAACCAATGGCAAGGTGAACGCCATCTGGGTGGACACCGACGGTTACGGCTCCGCACCCGAATACAAGGACGTGATCATCACCTCGGTGGTGAAGAGCATGGATGTGGCCGTCCTCGATGCCATCAAGGCCGCCAAGGAGGGTTCCTTCTCCTCCGATCCGTATGTCGGAACCCTCAAGAACAAGGGAGTCGATCTTTCCGAGTTCCACGACTTCGACTCCAAAGTTCCGGCTGAGACCAAGTCGGAGTTGGAACAGATCCGCGCCGACATCATCTCCGGGAAGATCACAGTCGAGACCACCGTCAGGTGA